In a genomic window of Papilio machaon chromosome 4, ilPapMach1.1, whole genome shotgun sequence:
- the LOC106720164 gene encoding pre-rRNA 2'-O-ribose RNA methyltransferase FTSJ3, with amino-acid sequence MGKKTKIGKQRKDKYYQLAKETGFRSRAAFKLIQLNRKFGFLQKSRVCIDLCAAPGGWMQVAHQNMPVSSIVIGVDLFPIKPVPGCIALTEDITTEKCKTAIKKEIKTWKADVVLHDGAPNVGLNWIHDAYQQACLTLSALKLTTNFLREGGWFITKVFRSKDYHALLWVFKQFFKKVHATKPQASRNESSEIFVVCQGYIAPDSIDPKFLDPKSVFEDLEIAKKQHLNIMHPEKQKKAKAEGYKENDYTTHHKVPLSEFLSHDDPIDLLQGCSEIVIDDEVILSNPKTTTEIKECCKDIKVLGRKDLKALLSWMKQMKELKSKEVSPQEAEPGATKEDETVKKEASEEDDKDVDTEIAELQDEERRLQKRKRKQLNKQRQKLAEKMNLKMVLKGDGGPILESNDMFRLSDIKNAKELEQLVDQQPDVLAEGSDDSDSELKSKPKYMKYDVEASKLDSSGLYYKDSDSDLEMESDSEDEKEKESLAFSDSDNESKKIDKLTKLNTLRNSKIERTPTIPKNNPLLTDLDDTDPISKRSMKADLWFQKDSFKDIDEDEDEGIDLDKLAETYRQKGKKVSEENLSSTMGKGMKRKSDKSDSSGSDSSDSDYDIEDNVTPENGLDSGKTNKKDGFEVVSQDPELKRLKKTLKMDAETLALGTMIATSKKFKRDLIDDAWNRYAFNDKNLPDWFAEDEKKHMRKEVVVPEQYVEEYKNRMQDINVRPIKKVVEAKARKKKRMIKKMERAKKKVEAVMENADMSEREKAQQVKQLYKKAKTETKKKVTYVVAKKHTTAKRMKRPAGVKGHYKVVDPRMKKDLRAQKNKEKTKGRGKKGAANKKAPPKKKGMRKKAK; translated from the exons atggGTAAAAAGACTAAAATTGGAAAACAGcgaaaagataaatattatcaacttGCTAAAGAAACAG GTTTTCGGTCCCGTGCCGcattcaaattaattcaattaaatagaaaattcggctttttacaaaaatctcGAGTATGTATCGACTTGTGTGCCGCGCCCGGTGGTTGGATGCAAGTGGCTCATCAAAATATGCCAGTATCCAGTATCGTGATAGGCGTCGATTTATTTCCTATTAAACCCGTTCCTGGCTGTATAGCTTTAACAGAAGACATTACAACGGAGAAATGTAAGACagctataaaaaaagaaataaagaccTGGAAAGCTGATGTTGTACTACACGATGGTGCACCAAATGTTGGTCTCAACTGGATACATGATGCATACCAGCAAGCTTGTTTGACACTTAGCGCCTTGaaattaacaacaaatttTCTAAGAGAAGGAGGTTGGTTTATTACAAAGGTGTTCCGATCAAAAGATTACCATGCACTTTTATGGGTTTTCAagcaatttttcaaaaaggTTCATGCAACCAAACCGCAAGCATCCAGGAATGAATCATCTGAAATCTTTGTTGTTTGTCAAGGATACATAGCACCAGATAGTATAGATCCAAAATTTCTTGATCCTAAGAGTGTATTTGAAGATTTggaaatagcaaaaaaacagcatttaaatataatgcaCCCAGAGAAGCAAAAGAAAGCAAAAGCTGAAGGGTATAAAGAAAATGACTACACAACTCATCATAAAGTACCACTGTCTGAATTTCTTAGCCATGATGATCCAATTGATCTCTTACAAGGTTGCTCTGAA ATTGTGATTGATGATGAAGTAATACTAAGTAATCCAAAAACAACaactgaaataaaagaatGTTGTAAGGACATAAAAGTACTTGGCagaaaagatttaaaagcTTTGTTGAGTTGGATGAAGCAaatgaaagaattaaaatcaaaGGAGGTTTCACCACAg GAAGCAGAACCTGGTGCCACCAAAGAGGATGAGACTGTAAAGAAAGAAGCATCTGAAGAAGATGATAAAGATGTTGATACTGAAATTGCAGAATTACag GATGAAGAAAGGCGTCTGCAGAAACGAAAGaggaaacaattaaataagcaGCGACAAAAGTTGGCAGAGAAAATGAACCTTAAAATGGTTCTGAAAGGTGATGGAGGACCTATATTGGAGAGTAATGATATGTTCAGGCTGTCAGACATTAAAAATGCaaag GAATTGGAGCAACTGGTTGACCAACAACCTGATGTATTGGCAGAAGGAAGTGATGATTCAGACAGTGAGCTCAAGTCTAAGCCAAAGTATATGAAATATGACGTTGAAGCGTCCAAATTGGACTCTTCCGGACTTTATTACAAAGATTCAGATAGTGATTTGGAAATGGAAAGTGACTCAGAAgatgaaaaggaaaaagaaTCTTTAG ccTTCTCCGACTCTGACAATGAATCGAAGAAAATTGACAAACTCACAAAACTAAACACCTTAAGGAATAGTAAAATTGAAAGAACACCAACTATACCGAAAAATAATCCCCTTTTAACGGATTTAGATGATACCGACCCCATATCAAAGAGATCTATGAAAGCAGATCTTTGGTTTCAGAAAGACAGTTTCAAAGATATTGATGAGGATGAAGATGAGGGTATTGATTTGGACAAATTAGCTGAAACATACAGACAGAAGG gtAAAAAAGTATCTGAAGAAAATTTGTCATCTACTATGGGAAAAGGTATGAAACGTAAATCAGACAAGTCTGACAGCTCCGGAAGTGATTCTTCAGACAGTGATTATGATATAGAGGACAATGTGACCCCAGAAAATGGACTGGATTCTGGGAAAACCAACAAAAAAGATGGATTTGAAGTTGTTTCACAAGATCCAG aacTAAAGAGATtgaagaaaacattaaaaatggaCGCAGAGACATTGGCATTGGGCACAATGATAGCAACatcaaagaaatttaaaagggACTTAATTGATGATGCATGGAACAGATATGcctttaatgataaaaatttgcCTGATTGGTTCGCTGAAGacgaaaaaaaacacatgCGCAAGGAAGTTGTTGTACCCGAG caatATGTAGAAGAATATAAGAATAGGATGCAGGATATCAATGTGCGCCCAATTAAGAAGGTAGTTGAAGCTAAAGCTAGGAAGAAGAAGCGTATGATAAAGAAGATGGAACGCGCAAAGAAGAAGGTGGAAGCTGTAATGGAGAATGCGGACATGTCGGAACGTGAAAAGGCCCAACAAGTTAAGCAATTGTATAAAAAGGCGAAAACAGAAACCAAAAAGAAGGTTACTTATGTGGTCGCCAAGAAACATACTACGGCCAAGCGAATGAAGCGGCCGGCGGGCGTCAAGGGACACTACAAGGTGGTCGATCCTCGCATGAAGAAAGATTTGCGCGCCCAAAAGAACAAGGAGAAAACTAAAGGTAGAGGAAAGAAGGGCGCTGCTAATAAAAAGGCACCTCCGAAAAAGAAGGGTATGAGGAAGAAAGCTAAATAA
- the LOC106720178 gene encoding bax inhibitor 1 — protein MAPTIETFINSFQNRLEPPVRQHLKNVYATLMMTCVSASVGVFVDMYTSFQAGFLSTILGIGLMLMLIATPDNGKNTKLRLGYLLGFGLTSGIGLGPLMEYVSVVDPSIIVTALLGTSLVFVCFSIASMLAERGSWLFLGGTLMTLLTSMSLMSLANIFMQSHFLYQSHLYLGLMLMCGFVLFDTQLIIEKRRMGSKDFVQHALELFIDFIGIFRRLVIILTQKEEQNRRRKRD, from the exons atgGCTCCGACTATTGAAACTTTCATCAATAGCTTCCAAAATCGACT GGAGCCTCCAGTTCGACAACATCTGAAAAATGTTTATGCCACACTTATGATGACCTGTGTGTCGGCTTCAGTGGGAGTGTTTGTCGACATGTACACAAGCTTCCAGGCTGGCTTCCTCTCTACTATTTTAGGAATTGGCCTGATGTTAATGTTGATTGCTACTCCAGACAATGGAAAGAACACAAAGCTGCGTCTTGGATACTTGCTAGGATTTGGTTTAACATCTG gAATTGGTTTGGGTCCATTGATGGAGTATGTCAGCGTTGTTGACCCATCAATAATAGTAACTGCCCTGCTGGGAACTTCGTTGGTGTTTGTTTGCTTCTCCATTGCATCAATGCTGGCGGAACGTGGCAGTTGGCTCTTCCTGGGTGGCACTCTGATGACACTGCTCACTTCCATGTCTCTCATGTCACTGGCCAACATCTTCATGCAATCTCACTTCTTGTACCaa TCCCACCTGTACCTCGGCCTGATGTTGATGTGTGGCTTTGTGCTCTTTGACACCCAACTGATCATTGAGAAGCGTCGCATGGGCAGCAAGGACTTTGTACAACATGCTCTCGAGCTGTTCATTGACTTCATTGGAATATTCAGAAGACTGGTTATTATCTTAACACAAAAG GAAGAACAAAATCGTCGCCGCAAACGTGACTAA
- the LOC106720128 gene encoding probable palmitoyltransferase ZDHHC11B, producing the protein MDKCCNSGETQRSQRRIHGLQLPLNYQQIIAWIVFIISTLINFVILVQIQFYVLKVISLLTFTTLYVVFIFSYIFAIFLDPAEEDLRKREINDVPEFDRSIHAHVIENGRCHLCNIYTSNKKTKHCGICNKCVYNFDHHCHWMNSCIGQRNYSAFIVCVITITLAALLTVCLCLTDIILFFIYPPLLSSEAQSYINCTVYNMDPIMPYCMNSILFLTFSTIHLVASVALACPLLHLLFFHIYISILGVSTYEYIMTTNNVKYQRVQCCNISINRRSYIVPKENGQNRDDGSTKTIFNEKNGYPSNSLQENDNNVGNLIHILINEEINKARKYLLFDKNKVHPQQETA; encoded by the coding sequence ATGGATAAATGTTGTAATTCAGGTGAAACACAGAGATCCCAACGAAGAATTCATGGATTACAACTGCCCTTAAATTATCAGCAAATCATTGCTTGGATTGTTTTCATAATTAGTACTCTTATCAATTTCGTAATCCTTGtgcaaatacaattttatgtacTAAAGGTGATATCGCTTCTAACTTTTACTACTTTGTACgtggtatttatattttcctatatatttgCGATATTCCTTGACCCTGCCGAAGAGGATCTTAGAAAACGTGAAATAAACGATGTTCCAGAGTTCGATCGTTCGATACATGCTCATGTTATAGAAAACGGAAGATGTCACCTTTGCAACATTTACACgagcaataaaaaaacgaaacatTGCGGTATTTGCAACAAATGCGTTTATAACTTCGATCATCATTGTCATTGGATGAACAGTTGCATCGGTCAGAGGAACTATAGTGCATTTATTGTGTGCGTTATCACGATTACATTAGCAGCCTTGCTAACGGTGTGTTTATGTTTGACtgacataattttattctttatatatCCTCCATTATTGAGTAGCGAAGCGCAAAGCTATATAAATTGTACAGTATATAATATGGATCCTATTATGCCATATTGTATGAATTCAATTCTGTTCCTAACTTTTTCGACAATCCATCTAGTTGCATCGGTAGCTTTAGCATGtcctttattacatttacttttctttcatatttacatatcTATTTTGGGCGTATCCACGTATGAATACATTATGACGACCAATAATGTGAAATACCAACGTGTACAATGttgtaatatttcaataaatagaAGATCTTATATAGTACCTAAAGAAAATGGTCAAAACAGAGACGATGGATCTACGAAGACCATTTTTAATGAGAAAAACGGATATCCATCAAACAGTTTACAAGAAAACGATAACAATGTAGGGAATTTGatacacattttaataaatgaagaaataaataaagctagAAAATATCTACTGTTTGATAAGAATAAAGTACATCCTCAACAAGAAACAGcataa
- the LOC106720129 gene encoding tRNA-dihydrouridine(16/17) synthase [NAD(P)(+)]-like, translating to MAFDWFDNLGRPQFVVAPMVDASELAWRLLCRNHAAQLCYTPMLHSNIFTKDSKYRKEYFTTSSNDRPLIVQFCGNDPDVMAAAAKLVEKDCDAIDINLGCPQSIAKRGRYGAFLQDDWSLLQKIVTAMSQAVSVPITCKVRVFETIDKSIEYALMLQNAGCKLLTVHGRTREQKGPLTGIASWEHIKAVRKAVSIPMFANGNIQCLEDVFRCINFTGVDGVMSAEGILTNPALFEGINPVTWEIAMEYLDLVEKYPCPSSFIRGHLFKIFHKIFTLENNNGDRELLATAQNLNDFRQVCIRIRHKYLPFHEGRIHLQDDDGMTRCGFDLILPPWICQPYVRISPEEHTQKMELCKQQDNTKRIIEDPDGIPISRKKMKKLRRYLRRPTKPDAATNRNRDICTNDVCPNPCGIKCAYQLCKKCCRNKCYNEDCFCEGHDFRMYKREKVKENKDN from the exons atggCATTTGACTGGTTTGATAACCTAGGAAGACCACAATTTGTAGTGGCCCCTATGGTTGATGCGAGTGAACTAGCCTGGAGATTATTATGTAGGAACCACGCAGCGCAATTATGTTATACTCCTATGCTGCATAGCAACATTTTTACTAAGGATTCTAAATATAGGAAAGAATATTTTACCACTTCTTCGAATGATCGTCCCTTAATCGTTCAG TTTTGTGGTAATGATCCTGATGTAATGGCTGCTGCCGCTAAACTGGTTGAAAAGGACTGTGATGCAATAGACATTAATCTTGGATGCCCACAATCTATAGCCAAGCGGGGTAGATATGGTGCTTTTCTGCAGGATGACTGGTctttactacaaaaaatag TTACCGCTATGTCCCAAGCTGTTTCTGTACCCATCACATGCAAAGTgcgggtttttgagaccataGATAAATCTATTGAATATGCATTAATGTTGCAAAATGCTGGATGTAAACTATTGACAGTACATGGAAGGACAAGAGAACAGAAAGGGCCTCTTACAGGAATTGCCAGTTGGGAACACATAAAAGCAGTAAG AAAAGCTGTATCAATACCAATGTTTGCAAATGGTAACATACAATGTTTAGAAGATGTTTTTAGATGTATAAATTTCACTGGAGTGGATGGTGTCATGAGTGCAGAAGGAATATTGACTAACCCAGCTCTCTTTGAAGGAATCAATCCAGTGACATGGGAAATTGCAATGGAATACcttgatttagttgaaaaatatCCTTGTCCTTCATCATTTATAAGAGGCCATTTGTTTAAGATATTTcacaaaat ATTTACCTTAGAAAATAACAATGGGGATAGAGAACTTCTAGCCACAGCACAAAATTTGAATGACTTCAGGCAAGTTTGCATAAGAATAAGACACAAATACTTACCATTCCATGAAGGTAGAATACATTTACAGGATGATGATGGTATGACAAGATGTGGATTTGATTTAATACTACCTCCTTGGATATGCCAACCGTATGTAAGGATTTCACCGGAAGAGCACACACAGAAGATGGAATTATGTAAACAACAG gatAATACAAAAAGGATTATCGAGGACCCAGATGGAATTCCTATTTCTAGAAAGAAAATGAAGAAATTAAGACGATACTTAAGAAGACCTACAAAGCCCGATGCTGCTACAAACAGAAACCGTGATATATGTACAAATGATGTTTGCCCCAATCCTTGT GGTATAAAATGTGCATATCAACTATGCAAAAAGTGTTGcagaaataaatgttataatgagGACTGCTTTTGCGAAGGACACGATTTTCGTATGTATAAACGTGAAAaggtgaaagaaaataaagacaac
- the LOC106720194 gene encoding sphingomyelin phosphodiesterase 4 produces the protein MAQDLMSQFYGCFNLPLQEKIMELSRIIEVAIPNKDLQTLFPQLVNNIFASSLNNGWGLNSVTYDGNRNLFEMLISFLEPQGPMFQLCYKLLSDPQLKYNLPLNILPLDLQVTLERGRCPQFYADMLTVDPQSLKLNVVGLSLNPFDYYIFNFALYLISNNHNKTSWENWNSVYFALACDYLTHFLPTDPNVPVLPHIPHYMGKVPMAAPLQTANRPLGSPSLLLIPDLSGISNQHASAQTQSRNEVWRSETVLQVFIDIWMSIEQYSNGNIDNFQQNYPVLTSSPERVRTVRVLVKHIHSFSAKYLSDLATRSSALRKYARQIMCARAYHYVKHLVTTWPLDASFRLVIELWLSLIQPWRYMDNAISQERFPRAQPFQEESNSNTLDASYTQFIAENFPTYTCIFQLVLPRFMRLDLTTYKNAVMLFRLGKVFSQQHLIPILWNLEKAMMDNTSSLQNSPDNSYSNISAEHSYTYNGISLSKWVAIAKQSISELNVAANFEYCPIWSENKKSYMMEFIKKIHTAKLIAEKNVEEFNKRINQQQQGFWATVKHWLLIVNKDEDELLYEEIKKVPDYLNNCIHYFCNIFGVNDNMLLSLETGIEDVSQEDVSFDNSSNFALSITNKLRSKPTSINYMGDPDLMPITSYENTILVRMFYQIASRLNEIYGDEFSACWNRNDFWGYVAREILQKPCTIQTYVRDATNRNNVVRHELPARLSLRRLGSHVCIVWITIGYLLFLLYSNSVILYVMFIFIMWSVYILIKASLKMLKIM, from the exons ATGGCGCAAGACCTTATG agTCAGTTTTATGGGTGTTTCAATTTACCTTTGCAAGAAAAGATAATGGAGTTGAGTAGAATCATAGAGGTAGCAATCCCTAACAAGGATTTACAGACATTATTCCCTCaacttgttaataatatttttgcatctTCGTTGAATAATGGTTGGGGATTGAATTCAGTGACATATGATGGAAACAGAAATTTGTTTGAAATGCTTATAAGTTTCTTGGAACCTCAAGGGCCTATGTTTCAATTGTGCTACAAATTATTATCAGATCCTCAGTTGAAGTATAATCTGCCGCTTAATATTTTACCT CTAGATTTACAAGTGACTTTAGAAAGAGGTCGTTGTCCACAATTTTATGCTGATATGTTGACTGTTGATCCTCAgtcattgaaattaaatgttgttGGTTTGTCACTTA ATCCATTtgattattacatatttaattttgctttatatttaattagtaataatcataataaaacatcCTGGGAGAATTGGAACAGTGTTTACTTTGCACTGGCATGTGACTATTTAACACATTTCTTACCAACTGATCCAAATGTGCCTGTGTTGCCTCATATACCACACTACATGGGCAAGGTGCCAATGGCGGCCCCACTTCAGACAGCAAACAG ACCTCTAGGCTCACCATCATTGCTTCTCATACCAGACTTGTCAGGTATTAGCAACCAGCATGCATCCGCTCAAACACAATCTAGGAATGAGGTGTGGCGCTCAGAAACTGTCTTACAAGTTTTCATTGACATTTGGATGAGTATTGAACAATATAGTAATGGAAATATTGAT aattttcaacaaaattatCCAGTCCTCACTTCTAGTCCAGAAAGAGTGAGAACAGTTCGTGTTCTCGTGAAGcacattcattcattttcaGCTAAATATCTATCAGATCTAGCGACTCGTTCGTCGGCATTACGAAAATATGCACGACAAATCATGTGTGCCAGAGCTTACCATTATGTGAAGCATTTAGTAACAACATGGCCTTTAGATGCATCATTTAGATTAGTGATAGAATTGTGGTTGAGTTTAATTCAACCATGGAGGTATATGGATAATGCAATCTCACAGGAAAG ATTCCCCAGAGCACAACCATTTCAAGAGGAAAGTAACTCCAATACTCTAGATGCAAGCTACACCCAGTTCATAGCAGAGAACTTCCCAACATATACATGCATTTTCCAATTGGTTTTACCAAGATTTATGAGACTCGATTTGACCACATACAAGAATGCTGTAATGTTGTTCCGTTTGGGAAAG gtATTTTCTCAACAACATCTTATACCCATTTTATGGAATTTAGAAAAAGCAATGATGGATAATACCTCAAGTCTACAAAACAGTCCAGATAATAGTTACAGTAATATTTCTGCTGAACAcag TTACACATATAACGGCATTTCCTTGAGTAAATGGGTTGCTATCGCCAAACAATCAATTTCTGAACTAAATGTGGCGGctaattttgaatattgtcCTATTTGGTCTGAAAATAAGAAATCATATATGATggagtttataaaaaaaattcatacagCAAAATTAATAGCCGAGAAGAATGTTGAAGAAttcaataaaagaataaatcaaCAACAACAAG GCTTTTGGGCAACGGTGAAGCATTGGCTGCTTATAGTAAATAAAGATGAAGATGAACTCCTTTatgaagaaataaagaaagttCCGGATTATCTTAATAActgtatacattatttttgtaatatttttggg GTAAATGATAATATGTTACTTTCACTAGAGACGGGCATAGAAGATGTTTCTCAAGAGGATGTTTCGTTTGATAATTCATCCAACTTTGCACTGTCTATAACTAATAAG ttgagAAGCAAACCTAcgtcaataaattatatgggAGACCCAGATTTAATGCCTATAACAAGCTACGAAAATACCATATTAGTGAGGATGTTTTATCAAATTGCATCAAGATTAAATGAAATC TATGGAGACGAATTTAGTGCATGTTGGAATCGAAATGATTTTTGGGGTTACGTGGCACGTGAAATATTGCAAAAGCCGTGTACGATCCAGACTTACGTCCGGGACGCGACAAACCGCAACAACGTTGTCCGTCACGAGCTGCCGGCGCGACTCTCTCTGCGTCGTCTCGGCTCACATGTCTGCATCGTGTGGATAACTATCGGATATTTACTTTTCCTATTATACTCCAACAGTGTCATCTTATATGTTatgttcatatttataatgtggagcgtttatatattaattaaagcatctttgaaaatgttaaaaattatg